In Myxococcota bacterium, the genomic window AACGCCAGCTGACAAATCTAACTTCATCAGGGCACTTAAGGTGTCTTGGGTTGGCCCCAAAATTTCAAGTACCCGCTTATGCGTACGCACTTCAAATTGCTCGCGCGACTTTTTGTCGATAAAAGGGCTTCGCAAAACCGTGTATCCCGTAATCTTTGTAGGAAGAGGAATAGGTCCAACGATTTTAGCGCCAGTACGACGTGCGGTCGCTAC contains:
- the rpsJ gene encoding 30S ribosomal protein S10 — protein: MSANKIRIRLKAYDHKLLDQSADEIVATARRTGAKIVGPIPLPTKITGYTVLRSPFIDKKSREQFEVRTHKRVLEILGPTQDTLSALMKLDLSAGVDVELKS